The following are encoded in a window of Astyanax mexicanus isolate ESR-SI-001 chromosome 6, AstMex3_surface, whole genome shotgun sequence genomic DNA:
- the rps19 gene encoding 40S ribosomal protein S19, whose amino-acid sequence MPGGGVTVKDVNQQEFVRALAAFLKKSGKLKVPDWVDIVKLAKHKELAPCDDNWFYIRAASTIRHLYMRSGVGVGSMIKVYGGRKRNGVCPSHFSVGSKNVARKVLQALEALKMLEKDPNGGRRLTPQGTRDLDRIAGQVAAASKKS is encoded by the exons ATGCCAGGCGGTGGTGTAACAGTCAAAGACGTCAACCAGCAGGAGTTTGTCCGGGCGCTGGCAGCCTTCCTGAAGAA GTCAGGAAAGCTGAAGGTGCCAGACTGGGTTGACATTGTCAAGCTGGCCAAGCACAAGGAGCTGGCCCCCTGCGATGACAACTGGTTCTACATTAGAGCTG CCTCCACAATCCGTCACCTTTACATGCGTAGTGGTGTCGGCGTGGGCTCCATGATCAAGGTCTACGGCGGCCGTAAAAGGAACGGAGTGTGCCCCTCTCACTTCAGCGTGGGCTCCAAGAACGTTGCCCGCAAAGTGCTTCAGGCCCTGGAAGCCCTCAAGATGTTGGAGAAGGACCCCAATGG TGGGCGCAGACTGACTCCACAGGGCACCAGGGACCTTGACAGAATCGCTGGTCAG GTTGCAGCTGCAAGCAAGAAGTcttga